In a genomic window of Equus asinus isolate D_3611 breed Donkey chromosome 11, EquAss-T2T_v2, whole genome shotgun sequence:
- the STARD13 gene encoding stAR-related lipid transfer protein 13 isoform X6 yields MSTGARPKTKELSNKRSKERGEIEAKEACDWLRAAGFPQYAQLYEDSQFPINIVAVKNDHDFLEKDLVEPLCRRLNTLNKCASMKLDVNFQRKKADDSDEEDLCISNKWTFQRTSRRWSRVDDLHTLFPGGDRNGSSGDIRMRNTTSSESVLTDLSEPEVCSIHSESSGGSDGRGPPGSQSAGREAFDGPGHCCAEGPGMLDATVVSGSLPQPPKDVPNYPFQPKNEKPTRTRAKSFLKRMETLRGKGAHGRHKGSGRTGGLVISGPVLQQEPESFKAMQCIQIPNGDLQNSPTAACRKGLPCPGKWSGESSQSENSSSGVSTPGLKERKCQEANKRGGMYLEDLDVLAGTALRDAGDQNHTHEFHSQENLVVHIPKDHKPGTFPKALSIESLSPTDNSNGVNWRTGSISLGRQQGPGAREPRLMASCHRASRVSIYDNVPGSHLYASTGDLLDLEKDDLFPHLDDILHHVNGLQEVVDDWSKNILPELQTHDALVGEPGLCPFPSPNQITLDFEGNSVSEGRTTPSDVERDGTSLNESEATGVRERRDSGVGASLTRPNRRLRWNSFQLSHQPQPSTASPHISNQTAGQLNLLQRFSLLRLTAIMEKYSMSNKHGWTCLSPQCAPGGFHDLVSVNSRSVPKFMKRMKVPDYKDKTVFGVPLIVHVQRTGQPLPQSIQQALRYLRSNCLDQVGLFRKSGVKSRIQALRQMNENFPENVSYEDQSAYDVADMVKQFFRDLPEPLFTNKLSETFLHIYQYVPKEQRLQAVQAAILLLADESREVLQTLLCFLHDVVNLVEENQMTPMNLAVCLAPSLFHLNLVKKESSPRVIQKKYATGKPDQKDLNENLAAAQGLAHMIMECDRLFEVPHELVAQSHNSYVEAEIHAPTLEDLGTQLEESGATFHTYLEHLVQGLQKEAKEKFKGWVTCSSTDNTDLAFKKVGDGNPLKLWKAAVEVEAPPSVVLNRVLRERHLWDEDFVQWKVVETLDKQTEIYQYVLNSMAPHPSRDFVVLRTWKTDLPKGMCTLVSLSVEHEEAQLMGGVRAMVMDSQYLIEPCGSGKSRLTHICRIDLKGHSPEWYNKGFGHLCAAEVARIRNSFQPLIAEGPETKI; encoded by the exons GCTGACGACTCAGATGAGGAAGATCTGTGTATCAGTAACAAATGgactttccaaagaaccagccgCCGGTGGTCTCGCGTGGACGACCTCCACACGCTGTTTCCCGGAGGAGACAGAAATGGGTCCTCAGGAGACATTAGGATGAGAAACACGACCAGCAGTGAAAGTGTCCTCACAGACCTGAGCGAGCCGGAGGTCTGCTCCATTCACAGCGAGAGCAGCGGCGGCAGCGACGGCCGCGGCCCCCCGGGCAGCCAGAGCGCCGGGCGCGAGGCCTTCGACGGCCCCGGGCACTGCTGCGCAGAAGGGCCGGGCATGCTGGACGCCACGGTGGTCAGCGGCAGCCTCCCGCAGCCCCCTAAGGACGTTCCCAACTACCCTTTCCAGCCAAAGAATGAGAAACCCACCAGGACCAGAGCCAAGTCATTTTTGAAACGCATGGAAACCCTGCGAGGGAAGGGAGCACACGGAAGGCATAAGGGATCGGGGCGGACTGGAGGCTTGGTGATCAGCGGGCCGGTGCTGCAACAGGAGCCAGAGTCTTTTAAGGCCATGCAGTGCATCCAGATCCCAAATGGAGATCTCCAGAACTCGCCCACAGCTGCCTGCAGAAAAGGGCTTCCGTGCCCAGGCAAATGGAGCGGGGAAAGCAGCCAATCGGAAAACAGCAGCAGTGGGGTGAGCACGCCTGGCCTGAAGGAACGGAAGTGCCAGGAGGCCAACAAGCGCGGGGGCATGTACTTAGAAGACCTGGATGTGCTGGCGGGGACAGCACTGCGGGACGCGGGCGACCAAAACCACACACATGAGTTCCATTCCCAAGAGAACTTGGTAGTGCATATTCCCAAGGATCACAAACCAGGAACGTTCCCCAAGGCGCTCTCTATCGAAAGCCTCTCGCCCACAGACAATAGCAATGGGGTTAACTGGAGGACCGGTAGCATCTCCCTGGGCAGACAGCAGGGCCCTGGTGCCAGGGAGCCCAGGCTCATGGCGTCCTGCCACAGAGCAAGTCGAGTCAGTATCTATGACAACGTCCCAGGCTCCCATTTGTACGCCAGCACGGGAGATCTTCTGGACTTGGAGAAAGACGATCTCTTCCCTCACTTAGATGACATTCTGCACCATGTCAATGGGCTCCAAGAGGTAGTGGATGACTGGTCGAAAAACATCTTGCCTGAACTGCAAACACATGATGCCTTGGTTGGGGAACCTGGTTTATGCCCCTTCCCGTCTCCTAACCAGATCACCTTAGATTTCGAAGGCAACTCTGTGTCCGAGGGTCGGACAACACCCAGTGATGTGGAAAGAGATGGGACATCTCTTAATGAATCGGAGGCCACTGGggtcagagaaaggagagattcTGGTGTAGGGGCCTCTCTGACCAGGCCAAACAG GCGACTCCGATGGAACAGTTTCCAGCTCTCGCATCAGCCTCAGCCGTCCACAGCGTCGCCCCACATCAGCAACCAGACGGCTGGCCAGCTGAACCTGCTCCAGCGCTTCTCGCTGCTTCGCCTCACGGCCATCATGGAGAAGTACTCCATGTCCAACAAACACGGCTGGACATG CCTCTCCCCACAGTGTGCCCCAGGAGGCTTCCATGACCTGGTTTCTGTGAATTCTAGGTCAGTTCCAAAGTTCATGAAGAGGATGAAAGTTCCTGATTACAAAGACAAGACCGTCTTTGGTGTTCCTCTCATAGTTCACGTCCAGAGAACGGGACAGCCTCTGCCTCAGAGTATTCAGCAAGCACTGAGATACCTGCGCAGCAACTGCCTCGATCAG GTGGGTCTTTTTCGAAAATCGGGTGTGAAATCTCGAATCCAGGCCTTACGCCAAATGAACGAGAACTTCCCTGAGAACGTCAGCTATGAGGACCAATCCGCTTATGACGTGGCAGATATGGTGAAACAGTTCTTCCGggacctccctgagcctcttttCACCAACAAGCTCAGCGAGACCTTCCTCCACATCTATCAGT ATGTCCCCAAAGAGCAGCGGCTGCAGGCGGTGCAGGCGGCCATCCTGCTGCTGGCGGATGAGAGCAGGGAAGTCCTGCAGACGCTGCTGTGCTTCCTGCACGACGTGGTCAACCTGGTGGAAGAGAACCAGATGACGCCCATGAACCTGGCGGTGTGTCTGGCCCCCTCCCTCTTTCATCTCAACTTAGTGAAGAAAGAAAGCTCCCCCAG AGTCATACAGAAGAAATACGCCACCGGGAAGCCAGATCAAAAGGACCTCAATGAGAATCTGGCAgctgctcaggggctggcccatatGATCATGGAATGCGACAGACTCTTTGAg GTCCCGCATGAGTTGGTAGCCCAGTCTCATAACTCGTATGTGGAAGCTGAGATCCATGCTCCAACTCTGGAAGACCTGGGGACCCAGCTGGAAGAGAGCGGGGCGACCTTCCACACTTACCTGGAGCATCTCGTccagggcctccagaaggaagccAAGGAGAAGTTCAAAGGCTGGGTCACGTGTTCCAGCACAGACAATACAGATCTTGCTTTCAAAAAG GTGGGAGACGGGAATCCGCTGAAGCTGTGGAAGGCTGCCGTGGAGGTGGAAGCGCCCCCCTCGGTGGTTTTGAATCGTGTGCTGAGAGAGCGCCACCTGTGGGATGAGGATTTTGTGCAGTGGAAGGTTGTGGAAACCCTGGACAAGCAAACAGAAATCTATCAGTACGTGTTGAACAGCATGGCCCCCCACCCTTCCAGAGACTTCGTGGTTCTCAG GACCTGGAAAACTGATTTGCCCAAAGGAATGTGTACCCTGGTGTCCCTGTCTGTGGAGCATGAGGAAGCCCAGCTCATGGGTGGCGTGCGGGCCATGGTGATGGATTCTCAGTATTTAATAGAACCTtgtggttccggcaagtcaagACTGACCCACATCTGCAGGATAGACCTGAA AGGTCACTCCCCAGAATGGTACAATAAAGGCTTTGGACATCTGTGTGCGGCAGAAGTTGCCAGGATTAGAAACTCTTTTCAGCCCCTCATTGCTGAAGGTCCGGAAACTAAAATCTGA
- the STARD13 gene encoding stAR-related lipid transfer protein 13 isoform X2, producing the protein MTSKRKPFQTQLRRSISEQLRDSTTRAWDLLWKNVRERRLAEIEAKEACDWLRAAGFPQYAQLYEDSQFPINIVAVKNDHDFLEKDLVEPLCRRLNTLNKCASMKLDVNFQRKKADDSDEEDLCISNKWTFQRTSRRWSRVDDLHTLFPGGDRNGSSGDIRMRNTTSSESVLTDLSEPEVCSIHSESSGGSDGRGPPGSQSAGREAFDGPGHCCAEGPGMLDATVVSGSLPQPPKDVPNYPFQPKNEKPTRTRAKSFLKRMETLRGKGAHGRHKGSGRTGGLVISGPVLQQEPESFKAMQCIQIPNGDLQNSPTAACRKGLPCPGKWSGESSQSENSSSGVSTPGLKERKCQEANKRGGMYLEDLDVLAGTALRDAGDQNHTHEFHSQENLVVHIPKDHKPGTFPKALSIESLSPTDNSNGVNWRTGSISLGRQQGPGAREPRLMASCHRASRVSIYDNVPGSHLYASTGDLLDLEKDDLFPHLDDILHHVNGLQEVVDDWSKNILPELQTHDALVGEPGLCPFPSPNQITLDFEGNSVSEGRTTPSDVERDGTSLNESEATGVRERRDSGVGASLTRPNRRLRWNSFQLSHQPQPSTASPHISNQTAGQLNLLQRFSLLRLTAIMEKYSMSNKHGWTCLSPQCAPGGFHDLVSVNSRSVPKFMKRMKVPDYKDKTVFGVPLIVHVQRTGQPLPQSIQQALRYLRSNCLDQVGLFRKSGVKSRIQALRQMNENFPENVSYEDQSAYDVADMVKQFFRDLPEPLFTNKLSETFLHIYQYVPKEQRLQAVQAAILLLADESREVLQTLLCFLHDVVNLVEENQMTPMNLAVCLAPSLFHLNLVKKESSPRVIQKKYATGKPDQKDLNENLAAAQGLAHMIMECDRLFEVPHELVAQSHNSYVEAEIHAPTLEDLGTQLEESGATFHTYLEHLVQGLQKEAKEKFKGWVTCSSTDNTDLAFKKVGDGNPLKLWKAAVEVEAPPSVVLNRVLRERHLWDEDFVQWKVVETLDKQTEIYQYVLNSMAPHPSRDFVVLRTWKTDLPKGMCTLVSLSVEHEEAQLMGGVRAMVMDSQYLIEPCGSGKSRLTHICRIDLKGHSPEWYNKGFGHLCAAEVARIRNSFQPLIAEGPETKI; encoded by the exons GCTGACGACTCAGATGAGGAAGATCTGTGTATCAGTAACAAATGgactttccaaagaaccagccgCCGGTGGTCTCGCGTGGACGACCTCCACACGCTGTTTCCCGGAGGAGACAGAAATGGGTCCTCAGGAGACATTAGGATGAGAAACACGACCAGCAGTGAAAGTGTCCTCACAGACCTGAGCGAGCCGGAGGTCTGCTCCATTCACAGCGAGAGCAGCGGCGGCAGCGACGGCCGCGGCCCCCCGGGCAGCCAGAGCGCCGGGCGCGAGGCCTTCGACGGCCCCGGGCACTGCTGCGCAGAAGGGCCGGGCATGCTGGACGCCACGGTGGTCAGCGGCAGCCTCCCGCAGCCCCCTAAGGACGTTCCCAACTACCCTTTCCAGCCAAAGAATGAGAAACCCACCAGGACCAGAGCCAAGTCATTTTTGAAACGCATGGAAACCCTGCGAGGGAAGGGAGCACACGGAAGGCATAAGGGATCGGGGCGGACTGGAGGCTTGGTGATCAGCGGGCCGGTGCTGCAACAGGAGCCAGAGTCTTTTAAGGCCATGCAGTGCATCCAGATCCCAAATGGAGATCTCCAGAACTCGCCCACAGCTGCCTGCAGAAAAGGGCTTCCGTGCCCAGGCAAATGGAGCGGGGAAAGCAGCCAATCGGAAAACAGCAGCAGTGGGGTGAGCACGCCTGGCCTGAAGGAACGGAAGTGCCAGGAGGCCAACAAGCGCGGGGGCATGTACTTAGAAGACCTGGATGTGCTGGCGGGGACAGCACTGCGGGACGCGGGCGACCAAAACCACACACATGAGTTCCATTCCCAAGAGAACTTGGTAGTGCATATTCCCAAGGATCACAAACCAGGAACGTTCCCCAAGGCGCTCTCTATCGAAAGCCTCTCGCCCACAGACAATAGCAATGGGGTTAACTGGAGGACCGGTAGCATCTCCCTGGGCAGACAGCAGGGCCCTGGTGCCAGGGAGCCCAGGCTCATGGCGTCCTGCCACAGAGCAAGTCGAGTCAGTATCTATGACAACGTCCCAGGCTCCCATTTGTACGCCAGCACGGGAGATCTTCTGGACTTGGAGAAAGACGATCTCTTCCCTCACTTAGATGACATTCTGCACCATGTCAATGGGCTCCAAGAGGTAGTGGATGACTGGTCGAAAAACATCTTGCCTGAACTGCAAACACATGATGCCTTGGTTGGGGAACCTGGTTTATGCCCCTTCCCGTCTCCTAACCAGATCACCTTAGATTTCGAAGGCAACTCTGTGTCCGAGGGTCGGACAACACCCAGTGATGTGGAAAGAGATGGGACATCTCTTAATGAATCGGAGGCCACTGGggtcagagaaaggagagattcTGGTGTAGGGGCCTCTCTGACCAGGCCAAACAG GCGACTCCGATGGAACAGTTTCCAGCTCTCGCATCAGCCTCAGCCGTCCACAGCGTCGCCCCACATCAGCAACCAGACGGCTGGCCAGCTGAACCTGCTCCAGCGCTTCTCGCTGCTTCGCCTCACGGCCATCATGGAGAAGTACTCCATGTCCAACAAACACGGCTGGACATG CCTCTCCCCACAGTGTGCCCCAGGAGGCTTCCATGACCTGGTTTCTGTGAATTCTAGGTCAGTTCCAAAGTTCATGAAGAGGATGAAAGTTCCTGATTACAAAGACAAGACCGTCTTTGGTGTTCCTCTCATAGTTCACGTCCAGAGAACGGGACAGCCTCTGCCTCAGAGTATTCAGCAAGCACTGAGATACCTGCGCAGCAACTGCCTCGATCAG GTGGGTCTTTTTCGAAAATCGGGTGTGAAATCTCGAATCCAGGCCTTACGCCAAATGAACGAGAACTTCCCTGAGAACGTCAGCTATGAGGACCAATCCGCTTATGACGTGGCAGATATGGTGAAACAGTTCTTCCGggacctccctgagcctcttttCACCAACAAGCTCAGCGAGACCTTCCTCCACATCTATCAGT ATGTCCCCAAAGAGCAGCGGCTGCAGGCGGTGCAGGCGGCCATCCTGCTGCTGGCGGATGAGAGCAGGGAAGTCCTGCAGACGCTGCTGTGCTTCCTGCACGACGTGGTCAACCTGGTGGAAGAGAACCAGATGACGCCCATGAACCTGGCGGTGTGTCTGGCCCCCTCCCTCTTTCATCTCAACTTAGTGAAGAAAGAAAGCTCCCCCAG AGTCATACAGAAGAAATACGCCACCGGGAAGCCAGATCAAAAGGACCTCAATGAGAATCTGGCAgctgctcaggggctggcccatatGATCATGGAATGCGACAGACTCTTTGAg GTCCCGCATGAGTTGGTAGCCCAGTCTCATAACTCGTATGTGGAAGCTGAGATCCATGCTCCAACTCTGGAAGACCTGGGGACCCAGCTGGAAGAGAGCGGGGCGACCTTCCACACTTACCTGGAGCATCTCGTccagggcctccagaaggaagccAAGGAGAAGTTCAAAGGCTGGGTCACGTGTTCCAGCACAGACAATACAGATCTTGCTTTCAAAAAG GTGGGAGACGGGAATCCGCTGAAGCTGTGGAAGGCTGCCGTGGAGGTGGAAGCGCCCCCCTCGGTGGTTTTGAATCGTGTGCTGAGAGAGCGCCACCTGTGGGATGAGGATTTTGTGCAGTGGAAGGTTGTGGAAACCCTGGACAAGCAAACAGAAATCTATCAGTACGTGTTGAACAGCATGGCCCCCCACCCTTCCAGAGACTTCGTGGTTCTCAG GACCTGGAAAACTGATTTGCCCAAAGGAATGTGTACCCTGGTGTCCCTGTCTGTGGAGCATGAGGAAGCCCAGCTCATGGGTGGCGTGCGGGCCATGGTGATGGATTCTCAGTATTTAATAGAACCTtgtggttccggcaagtcaagACTGACCCACATCTGCAGGATAGACCTGAA AGGTCACTCCCCAGAATGGTACAATAAAGGCTTTGGACATCTGTGTGCGGCAGAAGTTGCCAGGATTAGAAACTCTTTTCAGCCCCTCATTGCTGAAGGTCCGGAAACTAAAATCTGA
- the STARD13 gene encoding stAR-related lipid transfer protein 13 isoform X7, translating to MEESSREEEEIEAKEACDWLRAAGFPQYAQLYEDSQFPINIVAVKNDHDFLEKDLVEPLCRRLNTLNKCASMKLDVNFQRKKADDSDEEDLCISNKWTFQRTSRRWSRVDDLHTLFPGGDRNGSSGDIRMRNTTSSESVLTDLSEPEVCSIHSESSGGSDGRGPPGSQSAGREAFDGPGHCCAEGPGMLDATVVSGSLPQPPKDVPNYPFQPKNEKPTRTRAKSFLKRMETLRGKGAHGRHKGSGRTGGLVISGPVLQQEPESFKAMQCIQIPNGDLQNSPTAACRKGLPCPGKWSGESSQSENSSSGVSTPGLKERKCQEANKRGGMYLEDLDVLAGTALRDAGDQNHTHEFHSQENLVVHIPKDHKPGTFPKALSIESLSPTDNSNGVNWRTGSISLGRQQGPGAREPRLMASCHRASRVSIYDNVPGSHLYASTGDLLDLEKDDLFPHLDDILHHVNGLQEVVDDWSKNILPELQTHDALVGEPGLCPFPSPNQITLDFEGNSVSEGRTTPSDVERDGTSLNESEATGVRERRDSGVGASLTRPNRRLRWNSFQLSHQPQPSTASPHISNQTAGQLNLLQRFSLLRLTAIMEKYSMSNKHGWTCLSPQCAPGGFHDLVSVNSRSVPKFMKRMKVPDYKDKTVFGVPLIVHVQRTGQPLPQSIQQALRYLRSNCLDQVGLFRKSGVKSRIQALRQMNENFPENVSYEDQSAYDVADMVKQFFRDLPEPLFTNKLSETFLHIYQYVPKEQRLQAVQAAILLLADESREVLQTLLCFLHDVVNLVEENQMTPMNLAVCLAPSLFHLNLVKKESSPRVIQKKYATGKPDQKDLNENLAAAQGLAHMIMECDRLFEVPHELVAQSHNSYVEAEIHAPTLEDLGTQLEESGATFHTYLEHLVQGLQKEAKEKFKGWVTCSSTDNTDLAFKKVGDGNPLKLWKAAVEVEAPPSVVLNRVLRERHLWDEDFVQWKVVETLDKQTEIYQYVLNSMAPHPSRDFVVLRTWKTDLPKGMCTLVSLSVEHEEAQLMGGVRAMVMDSQYLIEPCGSGKSRLTHICRIDLKGHSPEWYNKGFGHLCAAEVARIRNSFQPLIAEGPETKI from the exons GCTGACGACTCAGATGAGGAAGATCTGTGTATCAGTAACAAATGgactttccaaagaaccagccgCCGGTGGTCTCGCGTGGACGACCTCCACACGCTGTTTCCCGGAGGAGACAGAAATGGGTCCTCAGGAGACATTAGGATGAGAAACACGACCAGCAGTGAAAGTGTCCTCACAGACCTGAGCGAGCCGGAGGTCTGCTCCATTCACAGCGAGAGCAGCGGCGGCAGCGACGGCCGCGGCCCCCCGGGCAGCCAGAGCGCCGGGCGCGAGGCCTTCGACGGCCCCGGGCACTGCTGCGCAGAAGGGCCGGGCATGCTGGACGCCACGGTGGTCAGCGGCAGCCTCCCGCAGCCCCCTAAGGACGTTCCCAACTACCCTTTCCAGCCAAAGAATGAGAAACCCACCAGGACCAGAGCCAAGTCATTTTTGAAACGCATGGAAACCCTGCGAGGGAAGGGAGCACACGGAAGGCATAAGGGATCGGGGCGGACTGGAGGCTTGGTGATCAGCGGGCCGGTGCTGCAACAGGAGCCAGAGTCTTTTAAGGCCATGCAGTGCATCCAGATCCCAAATGGAGATCTCCAGAACTCGCCCACAGCTGCCTGCAGAAAAGGGCTTCCGTGCCCAGGCAAATGGAGCGGGGAAAGCAGCCAATCGGAAAACAGCAGCAGTGGGGTGAGCACGCCTGGCCTGAAGGAACGGAAGTGCCAGGAGGCCAACAAGCGCGGGGGCATGTACTTAGAAGACCTGGATGTGCTGGCGGGGACAGCACTGCGGGACGCGGGCGACCAAAACCACACACATGAGTTCCATTCCCAAGAGAACTTGGTAGTGCATATTCCCAAGGATCACAAACCAGGAACGTTCCCCAAGGCGCTCTCTATCGAAAGCCTCTCGCCCACAGACAATAGCAATGGGGTTAACTGGAGGACCGGTAGCATCTCCCTGGGCAGACAGCAGGGCCCTGGTGCCAGGGAGCCCAGGCTCATGGCGTCCTGCCACAGAGCAAGTCGAGTCAGTATCTATGACAACGTCCCAGGCTCCCATTTGTACGCCAGCACGGGAGATCTTCTGGACTTGGAGAAAGACGATCTCTTCCCTCACTTAGATGACATTCTGCACCATGTCAATGGGCTCCAAGAGGTAGTGGATGACTGGTCGAAAAACATCTTGCCTGAACTGCAAACACATGATGCCTTGGTTGGGGAACCTGGTTTATGCCCCTTCCCGTCTCCTAACCAGATCACCTTAGATTTCGAAGGCAACTCTGTGTCCGAGGGTCGGACAACACCCAGTGATGTGGAAAGAGATGGGACATCTCTTAATGAATCGGAGGCCACTGGggtcagagaaaggagagattcTGGTGTAGGGGCCTCTCTGACCAGGCCAAACAG GCGACTCCGATGGAACAGTTTCCAGCTCTCGCATCAGCCTCAGCCGTCCACAGCGTCGCCCCACATCAGCAACCAGACGGCTGGCCAGCTGAACCTGCTCCAGCGCTTCTCGCTGCTTCGCCTCACGGCCATCATGGAGAAGTACTCCATGTCCAACAAACACGGCTGGACATG CCTCTCCCCACAGTGTGCCCCAGGAGGCTTCCATGACCTGGTTTCTGTGAATTCTAGGTCAGTTCCAAAGTTCATGAAGAGGATGAAAGTTCCTGATTACAAAGACAAGACCGTCTTTGGTGTTCCTCTCATAGTTCACGTCCAGAGAACGGGACAGCCTCTGCCTCAGAGTATTCAGCAAGCACTGAGATACCTGCGCAGCAACTGCCTCGATCAG GTGGGTCTTTTTCGAAAATCGGGTGTGAAATCTCGAATCCAGGCCTTACGCCAAATGAACGAGAACTTCCCTGAGAACGTCAGCTATGAGGACCAATCCGCTTATGACGTGGCAGATATGGTGAAACAGTTCTTCCGggacctccctgagcctcttttCACCAACAAGCTCAGCGAGACCTTCCTCCACATCTATCAGT ATGTCCCCAAAGAGCAGCGGCTGCAGGCGGTGCAGGCGGCCATCCTGCTGCTGGCGGATGAGAGCAGGGAAGTCCTGCAGACGCTGCTGTGCTTCCTGCACGACGTGGTCAACCTGGTGGAAGAGAACCAGATGACGCCCATGAACCTGGCGGTGTGTCTGGCCCCCTCCCTCTTTCATCTCAACTTAGTGAAGAAAGAAAGCTCCCCCAG AGTCATACAGAAGAAATACGCCACCGGGAAGCCAGATCAAAAGGACCTCAATGAGAATCTGGCAgctgctcaggggctggcccatatGATCATGGAATGCGACAGACTCTTTGAg GTCCCGCATGAGTTGGTAGCCCAGTCTCATAACTCGTATGTGGAAGCTGAGATCCATGCTCCAACTCTGGAAGACCTGGGGACCCAGCTGGAAGAGAGCGGGGCGACCTTCCACACTTACCTGGAGCATCTCGTccagggcctccagaaggaagccAAGGAGAAGTTCAAAGGCTGGGTCACGTGTTCCAGCACAGACAATACAGATCTTGCTTTCAAAAAG GTGGGAGACGGGAATCCGCTGAAGCTGTGGAAGGCTGCCGTGGAGGTGGAAGCGCCCCCCTCGGTGGTTTTGAATCGTGTGCTGAGAGAGCGCCACCTGTGGGATGAGGATTTTGTGCAGTGGAAGGTTGTGGAAACCCTGGACAAGCAAACAGAAATCTATCAGTACGTGTTGAACAGCATGGCCCCCCACCCTTCCAGAGACTTCGTGGTTCTCAG GACCTGGAAAACTGATTTGCCCAAAGGAATGTGTACCCTGGTGTCCCTGTCTGTGGAGCATGAGGAAGCCCAGCTCATGGGTGGCGTGCGGGCCATGGTGATGGATTCTCAGTATTTAATAGAACCTtgtggttccggcaagtcaagACTGACCCACATCTGCAGGATAGACCTGAA AGGTCACTCCCCAGAATGGTACAATAAAGGCTTTGGACATCTGTGTGCGGCAGAAGTTGCCAGGATTAGAAACTCTTTTCAGCCCCTCATTGCTGAAGGTCCGGAAACTAAAATCTGA